The stretch of DNA GGGCCGGTCTCGGCCACGCCCATCTCACGGCGTGCGCTGCAGGAGGTGTGCATGGCCACCTTCTCCGGCTGCCCACGATCCGAGAGCTTCAGGTGGCAGACATGCACCAGGAACTCGGTCAGCTCGAAGACGCGGCCGGCGACCTCGGAGGCCTGTGCCTCCTGCCCGGTGCCGGCGAACAGCTGGGGGTAGTGGGTCCGCATCATGCCGCCGCAGGACCCCGAGGGCACCACGATCGGCCAGGGCTCGGGGAAGAGGTCGAGCTGGGCCGCGGCCACGGCGCGGGCCTCGTCGTGGTAGCCTGAGGTATAGGCCGGCTGACCGCAGCAGGTCTGGTCCTCGGGGAAGAGCACCTCGATGCCCTCGCGTTCGAGCAGGCGGATGCCGTCGAGGCCGGCCTCCGGATAGAAGAGGTCGATCAGGCAGGTGCCGAAGAAGTAGACCTTCTCGGGCTTCGGCGGGTAGAGCTTGACTGGTGTCATGGGCAAGGTCCTGGGTGGCGCAGCGCCATGCTGGGGTCGTCGATCCAGACCGTGTCAATCCGGCGGGCGGTAAATTGGTAAGACCAATTGACACGAGAGCGTTGCCGAACAGTATGGGGCAGTGCCTGCAGTGTCAAACCCATGGCCATTGCTTCACAGTCCCAGCCCCCTATACTTTGGTCTAGTCCTTTCAACGCTTGCCACAACCTCCTGATGCGGCAATGGAAATTCTCCACCCTGGGCGCCCCGAGCGTCACGCGTTGACAGTGCCGTTTGGTAATACCAATTCGGTCCCTTTACCATGCCGACTCTCGCCACGCGTTCCGGAGCTCCCGCCATGGCCTATCAACCCGTTCAGCAGCCGCGCCTCGCCGACGTCATCACCGAGCGTCTCGAGGCCCTGATCCTGGAGGGCAGCCTGCGGCCCGGCCAGCGCCTGCCCCCGGAACGGGAACTGGCCGAGCGCTTCGGCGTCTCGCGGCCCTCCCTGCGCGAAGCCATCCAGAAGCTCTCGGCCCGCGGCCTGCTGACCAGTCGCCAGGGCGGCGGCACCTTCATCAGCGAGGAGCTCAACGGTGGCTACAGCGACCCGCTGCTGGAGATGCTCTCCCGGCACGGGGAGTTCCACCTCGACCTGCTCGAGTTCCGCGATGCCATGGAGGGCATCTCCGCCTACTACGCCGCCCTGCGCTCCACGCCCACCGACAAGGCCCTGCTGATCTCGCGCTTCGAGGAACTCGAGGCGTGCTTCAAGGGGCGCGACCCGGTGCTGGAGGCCCGCGCCGACGCGGCCTTCCACATGGCCATTGCCGAGTCGGCCCACAATGTCCTGCTGCTGCACACCATCCGCGGGATCTTCCACCTGCTGGAGAAGAGCATCGTCGACAACCTGGCCCACCTGTTCGAGAAGGCCGACTCGCGCCCGCGGCTGATGGAGCAGCACCGCGCCCTGCTCGACGCCATCCTCGAGGGACGCGCCGAGGACGCCCGGGCCCGGGCCCATGAACACCTGGTCTTCGTCGAGGAGGGACTGCTCGAGGTCGAGCGTGCCGAGACCCGGGCCCAGCGCGCCCTGCGCCGGTCCCAGGTCATGCCTCCGGACGCCCGTTGAGGCGCCGGCCATGGCGACATCGACCCGAGGCCGCCGCGTTCGTCGACTGCTCTGGGTACTGGCGACCCTGGGCCTCGCGCTCGCCATGTGGCAGGCCGCCCAGCTGGCCCGTGACCAGGCCCTGCAGGGGCTGCGCCAGGACGCCGAGAACGAGCTGAGGCTCTCCGCCGAGAGCCTGTTCGGCCACCTCTCCCGCCACGACTACCTGCCCGAACTGCTCGCCTCGCGGGAGATGGTCAAGCGCTTCCTGGCCGCGCCCGACGCCCAGGATGCCATGCCGCTCAACCGCCTGCTGGACCACTTCCGGGCCACGGCCGGCGTTTCCGACATCTACCTGATCGACCGCGACGGCGACACCCTGGCGGCGAGCAACTGGCATCGCCCCAACACCTTCATCGGCCAGAACTATGCCTTCCGCCGCTACTTCCAGGAGGCGATCGCCGGTCGTCCGGGCCGTTTCTTCGGGCTCGGCGTGCAGTCGCACGAGCGCGGCTACTACTTCTCGGCCCCGGTGTGGCTGGATGCCACCGACCCCGACGCCCGTGCCGATGGCGTCATGGTGGTGAAGGTGCTGCTCGACCCCGTGGAGGCGGGCTGGGCCGAGCAGGACGCCGAGCTGCTGGTCATCGACGGGGACGACATCATCTTCATGGCCAGCCGCCCGGAGCTACGCATGAAGGCCCTGCGACCGATCTCCGACGCGGCACGGGAGCAACTGCTTCAGACCCGCCGCTACGCCGACGAGTCCCTCGACGAATCCGGCATCGCCTTCCTGGGCGACCTCGAGAATTACGGCCAGCGGGTCGGGTTCCGCCGGGGACCGCTGGCCGACACCGACTACCTGGGGCTCTCGCGCCCCATGCCCACCTTCGGCTGGGAGATGCAGATCCTCAAGTCGCTGGCCCCGGTGACCCAGGCCCAGTGGCTCGCCGCCCTGCTGGCCGGCGGCCTCTACGGGGTGGTGGTCCTGGCCGGCGGCATCGGCTGGCAGCGCCTGCGGCTGCGCCGCGAGCGCGAGCAGTTCGCCGAGCGCGAGCGCCGCACCCTGGCCCGGGCGCGCGACGAGCTGGAGCGCAACGTGCAGCGCCGCACCCGCGACCTGGTCGAGACCAACCGCCGCCTCTCCGGGGAGATCGACGAGCGTCGCCTGGCCGAGGAGCGGCTGCGCCAGACCCGCGACGAGCTCATCCAGGCCGCCAAGCTGGCCGTGCTCGGCCAGCTCGCCGCCGGCATCAACCACGAGCTCAACCAGCCGCTGGCCGCGATCCGCGCCTATGCCGAGAACGCCGCCACCTTCCTGGAGCGCGGCCGCACCGAGGCGACCCGCGGCAACCTGGCGCAGATCATCGAGCTCACCGACCGCATGGCGGAGATCAGCGCCCAGCTGCGACAGTTCTCGCGCAAGAGCGGCGACCGGCCCACCAGCGTGTCGGTGCCGGCCTGCTTCGACTACGCCCTGCGCCTCTTCCAGTCACGGCTGCGCGACGCCGGGGTCAGGATCGAGCGCGACTGGCCCGACGACGAGGTCTGGGTGCGCGCCGACCTGGTGCGCCTGGAACAGGTGCTGGTCAACCTCATCGGCAACGCCCTGCAGGCCATGAACCAGACGCCGGACCCGCTGCTGCGCCTGGGCATCGAGCCGGCCGGCGAGACGGTGAGGATCCGGGTCACCGACAACGGCCCGGGCATCGCCGAGCAGCACCTCGGACGGATCTTCGAGCCCTTCTTCACCACCAAGTCGCCGGGCAGCGGCCTGGGCCTCGGCCTCTCGATCTCGGCGCGCATCATCGACGACCTCGGCGGCCAGCTGGCGGCGGACCACGGGCCTGGCGGTGGCGCCCGCTTCACCATTACCCTGCCCCTCTCCCCCGGTCCCGATGCGTCCGGCGAGCCGCGGACCAAGGAGCACGACACCCATGCATGACCCGGCGACCCTCCCGGTGATGATCATCGACGACGAGGCGCACCTGCGCATCTCCGCCGGCCAGACCCTGGAGCTCGCGGGGTACGCCCCCTGCGCCCATGCGTCGGCCGAGGAGGCCCTGGCAGCCCTGACCCCGGACTTCCCCGGGGTGGTGGTCAGCGACATCCGCATGCCCGGCATGGACGGCATGGCCCTGCTGCGCGAGGTGCGCAGCCGCGACCCCGACCTGCCGGTGATCCTGATCACCGGCCACGGCGACATCTCCACGGCCGTGGAGGCGATGCGCGAGGGCGCCTGGGATTTCCTGGAGAAGCCCTTCCCGGGGGAGCGCCTGGTGGAGATGGTCCGCCGCGGCATCGACAAGCGCCGCCTGAGCCTGGAGAACCGCGCGCTCAAGGCCGAGCTGGAGGCCCAGCAGTCGGCGCCGGGGCCCCGCCTGGTGGGCCGCACCCCGGCCATCCAGCGCCTCGCCTCCATGGTCCAGCGCATCAGCCAGGTCGAGACCGACGTGCTGCTGTTCGGCGAGACCGGGGCCGGCAAGGACCTGGTGGCCCGCGCCATCCACGAGCGCAGCCGGCGCAGTGGACGCCCCTTCGTGGCCATCAACTGCGGCGCCGTCCCCGAGAGCATCATCGAGTCGGAGCTCTTCGGCCACGAGAAGGGCGCCTTCACCGGCGCCGTGGAGCGGCGCATCGGCAAGTTCGAGCACGCCGAGGGTGGCACGGTGTTCCTCGACGAGATCGAGTCGATGCCGCTGGCCCTGCAGGTCAAGCTGCTGCGGGTGCTGCAGGAGCGCTCCGTGGAGCGCCTCGGGGCCAACGTGCCGGTGCCCCTGGACCTGCGCGTGATCGCCGCCACCAAGGTCGACCTCAAGGCCGCGGCCGAGGCGGGCCGCTTCCGCGAGGACCTCTACTACCGGCTCGAGGTGGTCACCCTGCCGATCCCCCCGCTGCGCGACCGCCGCGAGGACATCCCGCTGCTGTTCCAGCATTTCGCCGTGGTGGCTGCCAACCGTAGCGGGCTGGAGGCCCCACCCCTGGATGCCGGCGGCGTCTCGGCGCTGCTCGCCCACGACTGGCCGGGCAACGTGCGCGAGCTGCGCAACCTGGCCGAGCGCTACGTGCTGCTCGGCGCCACCTGCGACTATCGCCTCGACGCCCTGCTGCGGGGCGTGGGCAGCGATACCGGCGACCTGGCGCTGCCCCAGCAGGTGGAGCTGTTCGAGAAGAGCCTGATCGACCAGGCCCTGGCCCATCATCGCGGCCGGGTCAGTGAGGCCTGCGAGCAGCTCGGCCTGCCGCGCAAGACCCTCTACGACAAGCTCCGCAAGTACGACCTCAAGGCCGAGGACTACCGCCAGAGCGACGTTCCTTGAAGGAGCAGGTCGCGCAGCGGGCCCCAGGGCGGCAGCCAAGGCACGAGGCTGGCCGCCGCCAGCAGCATCACCAGGGAGTTGCCCGGCTCGCGCCAGTCGAAGGGCTTGAAGGCCGTGCCGAAGGAGCGCTTGAGGCGCGCCCCGGTGAGGTCGACGCTGTAGAGCTCGTCGAGCAGCAGGTGGATGACGAAGCCCAGCGTCAGGGCGGTGCCCTGGGCCCAGGCCAGGTGGTCGGGCTGGCCGAACAGGCGGTGGCTCAGCGCCGTGGCCACCAGGCCGCAGAGCCCGCCCGCCAGCAGCGAGTGCCACAGCCCCCGGTGGACGGTGAAGCGGGCGAACAGCGCCCCCGCCAGGTAGCGCACGGCGAGGTAGATCGCGCCGCAGGCCATCAGCAGGCTGCCGGTGGGCAGCCGTGCCTGGAGCACCAGGGCGCCGGCCACCACGGCGGGCACGGCCAGCAGGTTGAAGATCAGGCGGATCGCCCGGGAGCGGTCGGCATCGATGTCGGGCAGGATGCCGCCGAAGGTCACCAGCGCCAGCAGGGGCAGGCTCTCCATGGCGCCCCAGAGGCCCGCCTGCCAGCCGCCATGGGCCAGCACGGCGCCGCCGGCGGCGGCCACGCCGAGGTGGGTGCGAAAGTTGGCCATGCCGGGGCGCGCCCCTCGATTACTGGATAAATGACCAGATTATCGCGCGCCACGACAATGGAAAACAATGGGTTAGGGCATCATTCCCCGGCGGACAGGTACTCGTCCTTCAACTTTACATAGTTTCCGGCGGTATAGGGGAAGAAGGCCCGCTCCGACGCCTTGATCGGGCGCAGCGCCCGGGCGGGATTGCCGGCATAGACGTGGCCGCCCTCCAGGCGCTTGCCGGGCGTCACCACGGCACCGGCGGCGATGATCACCTCGTCCTCGACCACGGCGCCGTCCATGACGATGGCCCCCATGCCGACCAGGATGCGGTTGCCCAGGGTGGCCCCGTGGAGGATCGCCCGGTGGCCGATGGTCACGTCGTCCCCGATGGTCAGCGGGAAGCCGTCGGGGTTGAAGTCGCTGGCGTGGGTGATGTGCAGCACGCTGCCGTCCTGGACGCTCGTGCGCGCGCCGATCCGGATGCGGTGCATGTCGCCGCGGATCACCGCCATGGGCCACACCGAGCAGTCGTCGCCCAGCACCACGTCGCCCAGCACCATGCAGGCCGGGTCGATGTAGACCCGCTCGCCCAGCTGCGGCTCATGCCCCTTCCAGGGCCGCAGGCACCTTGTCTCGCTCATCGCTCACCTCTTCTCGTCGGGTCAGGCGTCTCAGATCAGTCCGGCTGCCAATACTACCAGCGTCAGCGGGATCGACACCCAGCGCACCAGGTTGCGCCAGAGCCGGAAGCCGCCCGGGCCGGCATCCAGCGCCCGCAGGCTGGCCTGCTCGGGCATCACCCAGGCGGCGAAGATCGCGATCAGCAGCCCGCCCAGCGGCAGGAAGATCTCCGGCGGGATGGTGCTGACCAGCTCGAAGGGGTTCATGCCGAACAGCACCCGGGTCTCGGCCAGGCTCGAGAAGGAGAGCACCGAGAGCATCCCCAGCCCCCACACGGCCAGGCCCACCACGGCGGAGGCCTGGCCGCGGCCCAGGCCCCAGCCCTGCAGGGTGGCGACCATGGGCTCGGCGAGGTTGATCGAGGAGGTCCAGGTGGCCAGCAGCAGCAGCAGGAAGAACAGCGAGAGCCACAGCGGGCCCCCGGGCAGCTCGGCGAAGGCCACCGGCAGCGTCACGAACATCAGCCCCGGCCCCTCGCCGGGGTCCATCCCCTGGGCGAACACCACCGAGAAGATGGCGATGCCGGCCAGCAGCGCCACCGCCACGTCGAGCATCGCCACCGCGGCGGCGGCCCGAGGCAGGCTCTGGTGGTCCGGCATGTAGGCCCCGTAGGCCATCAGCGCGCAGGCCCCTACCGCCAGGGTGAAGAAGGCGTGGCCCATGGCCTGCAGCATCACCACGGGCGTCACCGCCGAGACGTCCGGCAGGAACAGCCAGGAGAGCGCCGGACCGAAGCCCTCGGTGGTCGCCGCATAGCCCGCCAGCACCAGCAGCAGCCCGTAGAGCATCGGCATCAGCAGGTTGTTGAGCTTCTCGAGCCCCTTGGCCACGCCGGCAGCGACCACCAGCATGGTCATCGCCAGGAAGAGGGTGTGGTTGAGGGTCAGCCGCCCGGGGTCGGCGAGGAAGGCATCGAAGCCGGCCCCGATCTCGGCCGCGCTGCGCCCCACGAAGTCGCCATTGACCGAGGCCACCAGGAATTCGATGGACCAGCCCGAGACGACCGAGTAGAAGGAGAGTATGCAGAAGACGGTGAGCGCGCCGAACAGCCCGAGCCAGCGCCAGTGACGTGACGCTCCCGCCTGATGGGCCAGGTGGCCGAGCGACTGCATGGGACTGCGCCGCCCGGCACGGCCGACCAGGATCTCGGCCATCATCATCGGCAGGCCCAGAAGCAGCACGAAGGCCACGTACAGCAGCAGGAAGACGGCACCGCCGTTCTCCCCGGTGATGTAGGGAAAGCGCCAGATGTTGCCCAGCCCGACCGCCGCCCCGGTCACCGCCAGGATGAAGGCACGTCTCGTGCTCCAGCGTTCCAGCGTCTCGTTCATCGGTCCACCCCCCTGCCTGAAAAGGGGCGCAAGCCTAGCATATTGAAACGCGGCGCGACCGCCCGCATCTTAGAGACACTTCACCATCCCCGACCCGAGGTGTGCATGTCCCGCAACCCACTGCTCGATCCCCACGACCTGCCCCCCTTCGATGCGATCCGGCCCGAGCACGTGGTGCCGGCCGTGGAGGAACTGCTGGCGGAGAACCGTGCCGCCATCGAGGCGCTCGTGGCCCGCGCCGAGCAGGCGCCCCCGAGCTGGGAGAGCCTGGCCGCGCCGCTGGAGGCCCTGAACGACCGGCTGGCACGGGCCTGGTCGCCGGTCTCGCATCTCAACGGCACCATGAACAATCCCGAGCTGCGCGAGGCCTACCAGGCCTGCCTGGGCAAGCTCTCCGACTACAGCACCTGGGTCGGCCAGCACGAGGGACTCTTCCGCGCCTGGCAGGCCCTGCGTGATGGCCCCGCCTGGGAGACCCTCGACGAGGGCCAGCGCCGCACCGTGGAGAATGCCCTGCGGGACTTCCGCCTGGCAGGCGTCGACCTGCCCGCCGAGCAGAAGCAGCGCTACGGCGAGATCAAGTCGCGCCTCTCCGAGCTCTCCAACACCTTCTCCAACCAGCTGCTGGACGCCACCCAGGCCTGGCACCTGGACCTCGAGGACGACGGCCGGCTGGCCGGGCTGCCCGAGAGCGCCCTGGCGACGCTCAAGGCCAACGCCGAGGCCAAGGGCCTGTCGGGCTACCGCATCACCCTGGACTTCCCCAGCTTCTTCCCGGTGATGACCTATGCCGAGGACCGCGAGCTGCGCCGCGAGGTCTATACCGCCTTCGTGACCCGCGCCTCGGACCAGGGCCCCCATGCCGGCGAGTACGACAATGCCCCGGTGATGGAGGAGATCCTCGCCCTGCGTCACGAGCTCGCCGAACTGCTGGGCTTCACCGACTACGCCGACTACTCGCTGTCCACCAAGATGGCCGAGTCGCCGGAGCAGGTGATCACCTTCCTCGAGGACCTGGCCGCGCGCGCCGTGCCCCAGGCCCGCGAGGAGTACGCGGAGCTGGCCGCCTATGCCCGCGACGAGCTGGGCATGGCGACGCTCGACCCCTGGGACGTGGGCTTCGCCAGCGAGAAGCTCCGCGAGGCGCGCTACGCCATCTCCGACGAGCAGCTGCGCCCCTACTTTCCTGCCCCGCAGGTGGTGGACGGGCTGTTCCGGGTGGTCGAGCGCCTCTACGAGGTCACCTTCGTGGAGGACGAGGAGGCACCGCGCTACCACCCCGACGTGCGCTACTTCCAGATCCTCGAGCAGGGCGCGCCCATCGCCGGCTTCTACCTCGACCTCTATGCCCGCGAGGGCAAGCGCGGCGGCGCCTGGATGGACGAGTGCCGGGTGCGCCGCCTGGAGGAGGGCGAGGTCCAGCTGCCCGTGGCCTACCTGACCTGCAACTTCACGCGCCCGGTCGGCGACGCCCCGGCCCTGCTGACCCACGACGAGGTCACCACCCTCTTCCACGAGTTCGGCCACGGCCTGCACCACATGCTGACCCGCCAGACCGTTGCCGACATCTCCGGCATCAATGGCGTGGCCTGGGACGCCGTGGAGCTGCCCAGCCAGTTCATGGAGAACTTCTGCTGGGAGCGCGAGGGCCTGGACCTGATCGCCGCCCATGTGGATACCGGCGAGCCGCTCCCCGAGGACCTGTTCGAGAAGCTGCTGGCGGCCAAGAACTTCCAGTCCGCCATGGGCATGGTGCGCCAGCTGGAATTCTCGCTGTTCGACTTCCGCCTGCACCGGGAGCGGGCCGCCCCCTCGGCCGCCGAGGTCCAGGCGCTGCTCGACGAGGTGCGCGATGCGGTCTCGGTGGTGCCGCGAGCCGCCTTCAATCGCTTCCAGAACGGCTTCGGGCACATCTTCGCCGGCGGCTATGCGGCAGGCTACTACAGCTACAAGTGGGCCGAGGTGCTCTCGGCGGATGCCTGGAGCGCCTTCGAGGAGGCCGGCATCTTCGACCCCGAGACCGGTCGGCGCTTCCGCACCGAGATCCTCGAGCGCGGCGGCTCGCGGGATGCCGCCGAGCTGTTCCGCGCCTTCCGCGGCCGCGAGCCCAGCGTCGAGCCGCTGCTGCGCCACTGCGGCATCCGGGCTGCCTGAGCGACCTTGACCGCCGGCCCCGTCCGGCGGTCACCCGGGGAGACGACATGACCGTCCTCCCCCGCTTTTCTTCCGGCGCAGCCTTCCCACGCTGCGCCGAGGTAGAATGGCACCGCATCCGCGCAGCCTGAACGCGCCACTCCCCACCGACCAGGAGGCCTCATGACCGTCCAGAAACGCTTCATCGCCGGCGCCATCTGCCCGCGCTGTGCCGAGATGGACCGCATCCGCGCCTGGGAACAGAACGGCGTCCGCTACCGCGACTGCGTCAGCTGCGACTTCTTCGAGCAGCTGCCCATCGAGGACGAGGCACTCCCCGAGCTCGAGACCCGGGTCAACCGCGAGCGCGAGGAGCAGAAGGCCTCCGACCTGCAGACCGTGAAGATCCTCGACCCCAGGGGGCAGTGAGGCGCGCATGGTCCAGGCAGCCACCGCCGCCCTGTTGCCGAAGCGGCGCGTGCTCGAGCTGCTGGGGCTCGCCGCGGCGACGGCCCTGCTGGTCGCCCGACTGGACCTCGCCACCCTCGCCGCCGGACTCGGCTTCTTCCTGTGGGGGATGACCCACCTGGAGGAGGCCATCAAGCGCCTCTCCGGCGGCACTCTGGACCGCTGGTTGCACACCGCCACCCGGCGCACCTCCCGGGCCATCGGCGTCGGCGCCCTGGCCACCGCCCTGGTGCAGTCCAGCTCCCTGGTCACGCTGCTGGCGATGTCCTTCGTCGGCGCCGGCCTGGTGGCACTGCCTGCCGGCATCGCCCTGCTCTTCGGCGCCAACCTCGGCACCACCACCGGCGCCTGGCTGATCGCCGGCCTCGGCCTGAAGGTCGACCTCGCCCACTACGCCATGCCGCTGCTGGCCCTGGGCCTGCTGGGCTCCCGGCTCCTGCAGGACAACCGTGCCGGGCTCGCCGGCCTGCTGCTCGGGGTGGGGCTGCTGCTGCTGGGCATCGACTTCATGAAGCTCGGCTTCGAGACCTGGCAGAATGGCCTGTCGCTGGACGGCCTGGCCGGCGAGCACCTCTGGCACTGGCCGCTGCTGGTGCTCTTCGGCGTCGCGGCCACCGTGGTCATGCAGTCCAGCCACGCCACCCTGCTGATCACCCTGACGGCACTGGCCTCCGGCCAGCTGCCCTACCTGCCGGCCCTGGCCATCGCCATCGGCGCCAACATCGGCACCACCGTGACCGCGGTGATCGGCGCCTTCGGCGCCAGCACGGCCGGTCGTCGCCTGGCCGGGGCCCATGTGATCTTCAACCTGGTCACGGCGGCCGTGGCCCTGGCGCTGCTGCTGCCGATGGCCGGCCTGGTGGACCGGATCGCCCTGCTGATCGGCCTGTCGGCCACCGACTGGCCGCTCAAGCTGGCG from Halomonas aestuarii encodes:
- a CDS encoding (Fe-S)-binding protein, with the protein product MTPVKLYPPKPEKVYFFGTCLIDLFYPEAGLDGIRLLEREGIEVLFPEDQTCCGQPAYTSGYHDEARAVAAAQLDLFPEPWPIVVPSGSCGGMMRTHYPQLFAGTGQEAQASEVAGRVFELTEFLVHVCHLKLSDRGQPEKVAMHTSCSARREMGVAETGPALLAQLGGVELVEQARPAECCGFGGTFAVRHPEVSAAMVEDKTQAIEAAGAERFVTSDCGCLMNIGGRFEHQKKAVKGEHIASYLWRRTS
- a CDS encoding GntR family transcriptional regulator; the encoded protein is MAYQPVQQPRLADVITERLEALILEGSLRPGQRLPPERELAERFGVSRPSLREAIQKLSARGLLTSRQGGGTFISEELNGGYSDPLLEMLSRHGEFHLDLLEFRDAMEGISAYYAALRSTPTDKALLISRFEELEACFKGRDPVLEARADAAFHMAIAESAHNVLLLHTIRGIFHLLEKSIVDNLAHLFEKADSRPRLMEQHRALLDAILEGRAEDARARAHEHLVFVEEGLLEVERAETRAQRALRRSQVMPPDAR
- a CDS encoding sensor histidine kinase; protein product: MATSTRGRRVRRLLWVLATLGLALAMWQAAQLARDQALQGLRQDAENELRLSAESLFGHLSRHDYLPELLASREMVKRFLAAPDAQDAMPLNRLLDHFRATAGVSDIYLIDRDGDTLAASNWHRPNTFIGQNYAFRRYFQEAIAGRPGRFFGLGVQSHERGYYFSAPVWLDATDPDARADGVMVVKVLLDPVEAGWAEQDAELLVIDGDDIIFMASRPELRMKALRPISDAAREQLLQTRRYADESLDESGIAFLGDLENYGQRVGFRRGPLADTDYLGLSRPMPTFGWEMQILKSLAPVTQAQWLAALLAGGLYGVVVLAGGIGWQRLRLRREREQFAERERRTLARARDELERNVQRRTRDLVETNRRLSGEIDERRLAEERLRQTRDELIQAAKLAVLGQLAAGINHELNQPLAAIRAYAENAATFLERGRTEATRGNLAQIIELTDRMAEISAQLRQFSRKSGDRPTSVSVPACFDYALRLFQSRLRDAGVRIERDWPDDEVWVRADLVRLEQVLVNLIGNALQAMNQTPDPLLRLGIEPAGETVRIRVTDNGPGIAEQHLGRIFEPFFTTKSPGSGLGLGLSISARIIDDLGGQLAADHGPGGGARFTITLPLSPGPDASGEPRTKEHDTHA
- a CDS encoding sigma-54-dependent transcriptional regulator, which gives rise to MHDPATLPVMIIDDEAHLRISAGQTLELAGYAPCAHASAEEALAALTPDFPGVVVSDIRMPGMDGMALLREVRSRDPDLPVILITGHGDISTAVEAMREGAWDFLEKPFPGERLVEMVRRGIDKRRLSLENRALKAELEAQQSAPGPRLVGRTPAIQRLASMVQRISQVETDVLLFGETGAGKDLVARAIHERSRRSGRPFVAINCGAVPESIIESELFGHEKGAFTGAVERRIGKFEHAEGGTVFLDEIESMPLALQVKLLRVLQERSVERLGANVPVPLDLRVIAATKVDLKAAAEAGRFREDLYYRLEVVTLPIPPLRDRREDIPLLFQHFAVVAANRSGLEAPPLDAGGVSALLAHDWPGNVRELRNLAERYVLLGATCDYRLDALLRGVGSDTGDLALPQQVELFEKSLIDQALAHHRGRVSEACEQLGLPRKTLYDKLRKYDLKAEDYRQSDVP
- a CDS encoding metal-dependent hydrolase, whose translation is MANFRTHLGVAAAGGAVLAHGGWQAGLWGAMESLPLLALVTFGGILPDIDADRSRAIRLIFNLLAVPAVVAGALVLQARLPTGSLLMACGAIYLAVRYLAGALFARFTVHRGLWHSLLAGGLCGLVATALSHRLFGQPDHLAWAQGTALTLGFVIHLLLDELYSVDLTGARLKRSFGTAFKPFDWREPGNSLVMLLAAASLVPWLPPWGPLRDLLLQGTSLWR
- a CDS encoding gamma carbonic anhydrase family protein, with the translated sequence MSETRCLRPWKGHEPQLGERVYIDPACMVLGDVVLGDDCSVWPMAVIRGDMHRIRIGARTSVQDGSVLHITHASDFNPDGFPLTIGDDVTIGHRAILHGATLGNRILVGMGAIVMDGAVVEDEVIIAAGAVVTPGKRLEGGHVYAGNPARALRPIKASERAFFPYTAGNYVKLKDEYLSAGE
- a CDS encoding sodium-dependent transporter, with the translated sequence MNETLERWSTRRAFILAVTGAAVGLGNIWRFPYITGENGGAVFLLLYVAFVLLLGLPMMMAEILVGRAGRRSPMQSLGHLAHQAGASRHWRWLGLFGALTVFCILSFYSVVSGWSIEFLVASVNGDFVGRSAAEIGAGFDAFLADPGRLTLNHTLFLAMTMLVVAAGVAKGLEKLNNLLMPMLYGLLLVLAGYAATTEGFGPALSWLFLPDVSAVTPVVMLQAMGHAFFTLAVGACALMAYGAYMPDHQSLPRAAAAVAMLDVAVALLAGIAIFSVVFAQGMDPGEGPGLMFVTLPVAFAELPGGPLWLSLFFLLLLLATWTSSINLAEPMVATLQGWGLGRGQASAVVGLAVWGLGMLSVLSFSSLAETRVLFGMNPFELVSTIPPEIFLPLGGLLIAIFAAWVMPEQASLRALDAGPGGFRLWRNLVRWVSIPLTLVVLAAGLI
- the prlC gene encoding oligopeptidase A; its protein translation is MSRNPLLDPHDLPPFDAIRPEHVVPAVEELLAENRAAIEALVARAEQAPPSWESLAAPLEALNDRLARAWSPVSHLNGTMNNPELREAYQACLGKLSDYSTWVGQHEGLFRAWQALRDGPAWETLDEGQRRTVENALRDFRLAGVDLPAEQKQRYGEIKSRLSELSNTFSNQLLDATQAWHLDLEDDGRLAGLPESALATLKANAEAKGLSGYRITLDFPSFFPVMTYAEDRELRREVYTAFVTRASDQGPHAGEYDNAPVMEEILALRHELAELLGFTDYADYSLSTKMAESPEQVITFLEDLAARAVPQAREEYAELAAYARDELGMATLDPWDVGFASEKLREARYAISDEQLRPYFPAPQVVDGLFRVVERLYEVTFVEDEEAPRYHPDVRYFQILEQGAPIAGFYLDLYAREGKRGGAWMDECRVRRLEEGEVQLPVAYLTCNFTRPVGDAPALLTHDEVTTLFHEFGHGLHHMLTRQTVADISGINGVAWDAVELPSQFMENFCWEREGLDLIAAHVDTGEPLPEDLFEKLLAAKNFQSAMGMVRQLEFSLFDFRLHRERAAPSAAEVQALLDEVRDAVSVVPRAAFNRFQNGFGHIFAGGYAAGYYSYKWAEVLSADAWSAFEEAGIFDPETGRRFRTEILERGGSRDAAELFRAFRGREPSVEPLLRHCGIRAA
- a CDS encoding YheV family putative zinc ribbon protein, coding for MTVQKRFIAGAICPRCAEMDRIRAWEQNGVRYRDCVSCDFFEQLPIEDEALPELETRVNREREEQKASDLQTVKILDPRGQ
- a CDS encoding Na/Pi cotransporter family protein, with the protein product MVQAATAALLPKRRVLELLGLAAATALLVARLDLATLAAGLGFFLWGMTHLEEAIKRLSGGTLDRWLHTATRRTSRAIGVGALATALVQSSSLVTLLAMSFVGAGLVALPAGIALLFGANLGTTTGAWLIAGLGLKVDLAHYAMPLLALGLLGSRLLQDNRAGLAGLLLGVGLLLLGIDFMKLGFETWQNGLSLDGLAGEHLWHWPLLVLFGVAATVVMQSSHATLLITLTALASGQLPYLPALAIAIGANIGTTVTAVIGAFGASTAGRRLAGAHVIFNLVTAAVALALLLPMAGLVDRIALLIGLSATDWPLKLALFHTLFNGLGIMLMLPWIPRLAARLERLFPEPGRLPPSEARYLDATALQHADTAVSAIEQECNRLARRTYHLLGSAILVPSGEVIGHPPSRAVIEAPIDPEAWPPVNTRYHERIKPLMAEILDFYSRIDTPLTDAQEAHLEALYARSLRLVEAVRFGEVLQRSLLRHASPSSPLREAHDDLRMAVAEGLTRLANDPTATDIGAPLEEVRRHWQHELAERLRHQRLDPWLASSLMNDLHQASRLTAALTSPPDAQP